The Gemmatimonadales bacterium genome includes a region encoding these proteins:
- a CDS encoding cytochrome c: MALLHRAVLVVALIAGTSGEAAAQSDSAAAATAAGMYTAAQGVRGGQVYQVQCGRCHLEADHTGPDFRTSWQGRTVRSLFDYLRSTMPDDDPGTLSQQDYLDVTAYLLKLNGMPAGSAELAADTVALQKLVITIRTPHDSSTGGTRRLLRQRVTLPR; the protein is encoded by the coding sequence GTGGCGTTGCTGCATCGTGCAGTCCTGGTCGTCGCGCTGATTGCCGGAACGTCCGGCGAGGCGGCTGCGCAGTCGGATTCCGCTGCCGCGGCAACCGCCGCCGGGATGTACACCGCCGCGCAGGGTGTTCGTGGCGGCCAGGTATACCAGGTCCAGTGCGGGCGGTGCCATCTCGAGGCCGATCACACCGGACCGGACTTCCGGACATCGTGGCAGGGCCGAACCGTGCGTTCACTCTTCGATTATCTCCGGAGCACGATGCCGGATGATGATCCCGGCACGCTCTCGCAGCAGGACTATCTCGACGTGACAGCGTATCTCCTCAAGCTCAACGGCATGCCCGCGGGGAGCGCCGAGCTTGCAGCCGATACGGTCGCGCTGCAGAAGCTCGTCATCACTATTCGCACTCCCCACGACAGCTCCACTGGTGGCACGAGGCGCCTTCTCCGCCAACGCGTGACGCTACCGCGGTAG
- a CDS encoding glutamine synthetase III, with the protein MTDPSVPTSPTSRVDALFGVDTFSKHVMQKRLPKAVYKSLLRTIDLGEPLDPRIADIVAASMKDWAVERGATHFTHWFQPLTGLTAEKHDSLVSPDGMGGVIYNFSGTDLTQSEPDASSFPSGGLRGTFEARGYTAWDPTSPAFLNRNGKAVTLCIPTGFVSWTGEALDTKIPLLRSMEALSKQAMRILRLFGTDAGVTRVQTTLGPEQEYFLIDKSTFSARPDLITCERTLFGARPPKGQQLEDHYFGAIPARVLNFMADAEEELFRVGVPVKTRHNEVAPLQFEVAPLFETAHIASDHQMVLMEILRRVADRHGLKALLHEKPFAGVNGSGKHNNWSMSTDTGVNLLDPQDDTHSNMQFLTFLCAVVRAVDIHADLLRASIAAAGNDHRLGANEAPPAIISIFLGDMLSDILEQIEQGLPKRTIKGGTLDLGALTLPQIPRHSGDRNRTSPFAFTGNKFEFRAVGSTASVAWPTTVFNAITAESLDYLATELEKAAGPNPTAAKLQGAVLGVLKRVVKEHKRVVFDGDGYSPDWHKEAAKRGLPHLRDSVEAFPVLKAKKTVDLFKKYGVLTKAEVESRYHIAVEKFVKQLGIEAEMMTTMTRTMVLPAAIRQQTELAAAVTATESAGVDCDDTVKALEAFAALVTSTRKALVAVETTAAHEDDDPLRHAAHFRAKVRPAMAALREAVDELETHVAADLWPMPTYRELLFLK; encoded by the coding sequence GTGACCGATCCGTCCGTCCCCACTTCGCCGACCTCCCGTGTCGATGCCCTCTTCGGCGTCGACACGTTCTCCAAGCATGTCATGCAGAAGCGGCTCCCCAAGGCGGTCTACAAATCGCTGCTGCGCACCATCGACCTGGGCGAGCCGCTCGACCCGCGGATCGCCGATATCGTGGCGGCGAGCATGAAGGACTGGGCGGTCGAGCGCGGGGCGACGCACTTCACCCACTGGTTCCAGCCGCTCACCGGGCTCACCGCGGAGAAGCACGATTCGCTGGTGTCGCCCGACGGAATGGGTGGAGTGATCTACAACTTCTCCGGGACCGACCTGACGCAGAGTGAGCCGGACGCGTCATCGTTTCCGTCCGGCGGCCTGCGCGGCACCTTCGAGGCGCGAGGCTACACGGCGTGGGATCCGACGTCGCCGGCCTTCCTCAATCGCAACGGCAAGGCCGTCACGCTCTGCATTCCGACCGGGTTCGTATCGTGGACCGGCGAGGCGCTCGACACCAAGATCCCGTTGCTCCGCTCGATGGAGGCGCTGTCCAAGCAGGCGATGCGCATCCTCCGCCTCTTCGGCACCGACGCCGGCGTGACGCGCGTCCAGACCACGCTCGGGCCCGAGCAGGAATACTTCCTGATCGACAAGTCCACCTTCTCGGCGCGTCCCGACCTGATCACCTGCGAGCGCACGCTCTTCGGCGCGCGCCCGCCCAAGGGCCAGCAGCTCGAGGACCATTACTTCGGGGCGATTCCGGCACGGGTCCTCAACTTCATGGCCGACGCCGAGGAAGAGCTCTTCCGCGTCGGCGTGCCGGTCAAGACGAGGCACAACGAAGTCGCGCCGCTGCAGTTCGAGGTCGCTCCGCTGTTCGAGACGGCGCACATTGCCAGCGACCACCAGATGGTGCTGATGGAGATCCTCCGTCGCGTCGCCGACCGGCACGGCCTGAAGGCACTGCTGCACGAGAAGCCCTTTGCCGGCGTGAACGGCAGCGGCAAGCACAACAACTGGTCGATGTCGACCGACACCGGCGTCAACCTGCTCGATCCGCAGGACGACACGCACAGCAACATGCAGTTCCTGACCTTCCTCTGCGCGGTGGTTCGCGCCGTCGACATTCACGCCGACCTGCTGCGGGCGTCCATCGCCGCCGCCGGGAACGATCATCGTCTCGGGGCCAACGAGGCACCGCCGGCGATCATCTCGATCTTCCTCGGCGACATGCTCTCCGACATCCTCGAGCAGATCGAGCAGGGACTGCCGAAGCGCACCATCAAGGGCGGCACGCTCGACCTCGGTGCGCTGACGCTGCCACAGATCCCGCGGCACTCGGGCGATCGCAACCGGACCTCTCCCTTCGCGTTCACCGGCAACAAGTTCGAGTTCCGCGCGGTCGGGTCCACCGCATCGGTGGCATGGCCGACGACGGTCTTCAACGCCATCACCGCGGAATCGCTGGACTATCTCGCCACCGAACTCGAGAAGGCCGCCGGCCCCAACCCGACAGCCGCGAAGCTGCAGGGCGCGGTCCTGGGCGTGCTGAAGCGGGTGGTGAAGGAACACAAGCGCGTGGTGTTCGATGGCGACGGCTACTCGCCGGATTGGCACAAGGAAGCGGCGAAGCGCGGTCTCCCGCACCTGCGCGATTCGGTCGAGGCGTTCCCGGTCCTCAAGGCGAAGAAGACGGTCGACCTGTTCAAGAAGTACGGCGTGCTGACCAAGGCCGAGGTGGAGTCGCGGTATCACATCGCGGTGGAGAAGTTCGTCAAGCAGCTTGGCATCGAAGCCGAGATGATGACGACGATGACCCGGACGATGGTGCTACCGGCGGCGATCCGGCAGCAGACCGAGCTTGCTGCCGCGGTCACCGCCACGGAGAGTGCCGGCGTCGACTGCGACGACACGGTGAAGGCGCTGGAGGCGTTCGCGGCGCTGGTCACTTCCACCCGCAAGGCACTGGTTGCGGTCGAGACGACCGCCGCGCATGAGGACGATGATCCGCTGCGCCACGCGGCGCATTTCCGGGCAAAGGTGCGCCCGGCGATGGCAGCGCTCCGCGAAGCGGTTGACGAGCTCGAAACGCACGTCGCGGCCGATCTCTGGCCGATGCCGACCTACCGGGAGCTGCTCTTCCTCAAGTAG
- a CDS encoding YbdD/YjiX family protein — protein sequence MTHATADARSASRARQIMTAIRRIVGMPDYDAYVAHLRDHHPECVLPTEREYYELYLRGRYGGGFSRCC from the coding sequence ATGACGCACGCTACCGCCGACGCCCGATCGGCCTCGCGCGCCCGGCAGATCATGACTGCGATCCGCCGGATCGTCGGCATGCCGGATTACGACGCCTACGTCGCGCACCTTCGCGATCACCACCCGGAATGCGTGCTGCCCACCGAACGCGAGTATTACGAGCTCTATCTGCGCGGACGCTACGGCGGCGGCTTCAGTCGCTGCTGCTGA
- a CDS encoding FAD-dependent oxidoreductase has product MPRRRVPDPDVSILPRRDFLKAAGLGAGALIAGSTTALEAEAAPKRRTFPSVTPPSFRVIVIGAGAFGGWTSYHLRHLGAHVTMVDAYGPANSRATSGDESRGVRSSYGDKAAPVGELWSAWAREAMHRWPAFDREWGHDLKSQMFWKTGDVFLRPDWQPDIKRTREIWDKAKVPHEVLTPDECRYRWPQINIDNITAILYEPDAGVVRARRGAQAVASVVTHALGVKLIIAHARPTDPVNGRMNELALINGDKLRADAYVFACGPWLPKVFPDLLGNKFRLPLGQVVYYGTPPSSDAFTFPNMPSFNFPGVTGWVALPEDSRGFRVRGTESGPRPAPAATDTTGRGGRGAAAGATPGAATDSGRGAGQRGAAPADSTGRGGGRGGAGAATRPPADPAQQDPDLSTRWFDIATQARQREFVNHRFPGMKDAPVVATHACHYETTSSRNFIIDVHPQMSNVWIAGGGNAEAYKSGPVIGEYVARRVTGHPGDPAIATQFKIPKDGYPAPGTPADSASRAGRGGQPIPARTGGGYDEFEDEEY; this is encoded by the coding sequence ATGCCGCGACGCCGTGTTCCAGATCCCGACGTGTCGATCCTCCCTCGCCGCGACTTTCTCAAGGCCGCCGGGTTGGGCGCCGGTGCGCTGATCGCCGGCAGCACCACGGCGCTCGAAGCCGAGGCCGCGCCAAAGCGGCGCACCTTCCCGAGCGTGACACCGCCGTCGTTCCGCGTGATCGTGATCGGTGCCGGCGCGTTCGGTGGCTGGACGTCGTATCACCTCCGCCATCTCGGCGCGCACGTCACGATGGTCGACGCGTACGGCCCGGCGAATTCCCGCGCCACGTCCGGCGACGAATCCCGCGGTGTTCGTTCATCCTACGGCGACAAGGCGGCACCGGTCGGCGAGCTCTGGTCGGCATGGGCGCGCGAAGCGATGCATCGCTGGCCGGCGTTCGACCGCGAGTGGGGACACGACCTCAAATCGCAGATGTTCTGGAAGACGGGCGATGTCTTCCTGCGCCCCGACTGGCAGCCCGATATCAAGCGGACCCGCGAAATCTGGGACAAGGCGAAGGTCCCGCACGAAGTGCTCACCCCGGACGAATGCCGCTATCGCTGGCCGCAGATCAACATCGACAACATCACCGCAATCCTCTACGAACCCGACGCCGGCGTCGTCCGGGCACGACGCGGCGCGCAAGCGGTCGCGTCGGTCGTGACCCACGCGCTCGGCGTCAAGCTGATCATCGCCCACGCGCGCCCCACCGACCCGGTCAACGGCCGCATGAACGAGCTCGCGCTGATCAACGGCGACAAGCTTCGCGCTGACGCCTATGTCTTTGCCTGCGGCCCGTGGCTGCCGAAGGTCTTCCCCGACCTTCTCGGCAACAAGTTCCGTCTCCCGCTCGGTCAGGTGGTGTACTACGGGACACCGCCGAGCAGCGATGCCTTCACCTTCCCCAACATGCCGAGCTTCAACTTCCCCGGCGTCACCGGATGGGTGGCGCTTCCGGAAGACAGCCGTGGCTTCCGCGTGCGCGGCACCGAGAGCGGCCCACGCCCGGCACCCGCGGCAACGGACACCACCGGCCGGGGTGGGCGCGGCGCGGCAGCTGGAGCGACGCCCGGAGCAGCCACCGATTCGGGACGAGGCGCAGGGCAGCGCGGTGCTGCCCCCGCGGATTCGACCGGCCGCGGCGGCGGTCGCGGCGGCGCTGGAGCTGCGACTCGCCCGCCCGCCGATCCCGCGCAGCAGGATCCCGATCTGAGCACGCGGTGGTTCGACATCGCGACGCAGGCGCGCCAGCGCGAGTTCGTCAATCATCGCTTCCCCGGGATGAAGGATGCCCCGGTAGTCGCCACGCACGCCTGTCACTACGAAACGACCAGCTCGCGGAATTTCATCATCGATGTACATCCGCAGATGAGCAACGTCTGGATCGCCGGCGGCGGCAACGCCGAGGCGTACAAGTCGGGGCCGGTCATCGGCGAGTACGTCGCGCGTCGCGTCACCGGCCACCCGGGAGATCCGGCGATCGCCACGCAATTCAAGATCCCGAAGGACGGATATCCCGCACCGGGAACGCCTGCAGATAGCGCCAGCCGTGCCGGGCGTGGCGGCCAACCGATTCCGGCGCGTACCGGCGGCGGATATGACGAGTTCGAGGACGAGGAGTATTGA
- a CDS encoding DUF4159 domain-containing protein, protein MHDSLMARFGGILAAVALCGAGFHPASAQGFGRRSFAPVNLSIENIPYDGRFTFARLSYTVGGPGNPYYYRGLPPWAHGYDLAERNLMQILNSLSTAQPRLETGVVYDVGDPKLFKYPVAYMAEADFWELSDKDALNLRKYLEKGGFIIFDDFRDPGRFGGIGWDGFAANMRRILPQGRVVDLKPTDPIFHSFFEINSFNILPQAYDAGPPLLRGIYDDNDPGKRLLAMINFNTDISDYWEFAAQGRYPVPQDNEAYKLGVNYLIYSMSH, encoded by the coding sequence GTGCACGATTCATTGATGGCGCGATTCGGCGGGATTCTGGCGGCCGTGGCATTGTGTGGAGCGGGGTTTCACCCTGCATCCGCACAAGGCTTCGGCCGCCGGTCGTTTGCGCCGGTCAATCTCTCCATCGAGAACATTCCGTACGATGGTCGCTTCACATTCGCCCGGCTGAGCTATACGGTGGGCGGCCCCGGCAACCCGTACTACTATCGCGGTCTCCCGCCGTGGGCGCACGGCTATGACCTCGCCGAGCGGAACCTGATGCAGATCCTGAATTCGCTCAGCACGGCGCAGCCTCGGCTCGAGACCGGCGTCGTGTACGATGTGGGCGATCCGAAGCTCTTCAAGTATCCGGTCGCGTACATGGCGGAGGCCGATTTCTGGGAACTGTCGGACAAGGACGCGCTCAATCTCCGGAAATATCTGGAGAAGGGCGGATTCATCATCTTCGACGACTTTCGCGATCCGGGGCGGTTCGGGGGAATTGGCTGGGATGGATTCGCGGCGAACATGCGGCGGATCCTGCCGCAGGGCCGGGTCGTGGACCTGAAGCCGACCGATCCGATCTTCCATTCGTTCTTCGAGATCAACTCATTCAACATCCTGCCGCAGGCGTACGATGCGGGGCCGCCGCTGCTTCGCGGAATCTACGACGACAACGATCCCGGCAAGCGGTTGCTCGCGATGATCAACTTCAACACCGACATCTCGGACTACTGGGAATTTGCGGCACAGGGACGCTATCCCGTGCCGCAGGACAACGAAGCGTACAAGCTCGGCGTCAACTACCTGATCTACTCGATGTCGCACTAG
- a CDS encoding carbon starvation CstA family protein, giving the protein FIKIGTIAGLAFGIIVTLPEMKLPAMTQFVNGTGPVFAGSLFPFCFITIACGAISGFHALVSSGTTPKMLDRESDARVIGYGAMLMESLVAVMAMCAASILDPGVYFAMNAPLALLGTTGASAVQAVQHWGFTLAPGQMDALAHAVGETTLMARTGGAPTLAVGMAQILSRVFGQSLMGLWYHFAIMFEALFILTTIDAGTRVGRFMMQELGAQIWPALGETSSYPSTILTSALIAAAWGWFLIQGVNDPLGGINSLWPLFGISNQLLAAVALSVGTTLIIRVGRARYAWTTLLPLAWLLAVCSAASWQKMFAADPHLGFISHAATIAAAIAGGTMESARGARLIFNDRVDAVLCGLFLVITWAVVLSSARVWLRSVRSPAAQPVMNTEGIA; this is encoded by the coding sequence TTCATCAAGATCGGCACCATCGCCGGACTCGCCTTCGGGATCATCGTGACGTTGCCGGAGATGAAGCTGCCGGCGATGACGCAGTTCGTGAACGGGACCGGGCCGGTCTTCGCGGGGTCGCTCTTCCCGTTCTGCTTCATCACCATCGCGTGCGGCGCAATCTCCGGATTCCACGCCCTCGTCTCCAGCGGCACCACGCCGAAGATGCTCGATCGCGAGAGCGACGCGCGCGTGATCGGTTACGGCGCGATGCTGATGGAATCGCTTGTCGCGGTCATGGCGATGTGTGCGGCGTCGATCCTCGATCCCGGCGTCTATTTCGCGATGAACGCGCCGCTCGCGCTCCTGGGCACGACCGGAGCAAGCGCGGTGCAGGCGGTGCAGCACTGGGGATTCACGCTGGCGCCGGGACAGATGGATGCGCTGGCGCATGCGGTCGGCGAAACGACGCTGATGGCCCGCACCGGAGGCGCGCCGACGCTCGCGGTCGGGATGGCGCAGATCCTGTCACGCGTCTTCGGTCAATCGCTGATGGGGCTCTGGTACCACTTCGCCATCATGTTCGAAGCACTCTTCATCCTCACCACCATCGACGCCGGCACCCGCGTCGGCCGCTTCATGATGCAGGAGCTCGGCGCGCAGATCTGGCCGGCGCTCGGGGAGACGTCGTCGTATCCCAGCACCATCCTCACATCCGCGCTGATCGCTGCCGCGTGGGGATGGTTCCTGATCCAGGGCGTGAACGATCCGCTCGGCGGGATCAACTCGCTCTGGCCGCTCTTCGGGATCAGCAACCAGCTCCTCGCCGCGGTGGCGTTGTCGGTCGGCACCACATTGATCATCCGGGTCGGGCGGGCGCGCTATGCGTGGACCACGTTGCTGCCGCTCGCATGGCTTCTCGCGGTCTGCAGCGCCGCCTCGTGGCAGAAGATGTTCGCCGCCGATCCCCATCTTGGATTCATCTCGCATGCCGCGACCATCGCAGCGGCCATTGCCGGCGGCACCATGGAGAGTGCGCGCGGCGCGCGGCTGATCTTCAACGATCGCGTCGACGCGGTGCTGTGCGGACTCTTCCTGGTGATCACCTGGGCGGTCGTCCTGTCGTCGGCGCGGGTGTGGCTGCGCTCGGTGCGGTCGCCCGCCGCGCAGCCGGTGATGAACACCGAGGGGATCGCATGA
- a CDS encoding RidA family protein, with the protein MTSFRKLLAGSFTVWIVAASAGSAQAPVRQVVGTPSATLSPAVRFGDFVFVSGQLGVSRAAPDSTIQGQTTKALENVRGVLEKAGTTMENVTQCTVFLIDLKDFGGMNQAYAAAFPKDPPARSTVIAAALVSPAAKVEIECIAGMPR; encoded by the coding sequence ATGACCAGCTTTCGGAAGTTGTTGGCAGGAAGTTTTACGGTATGGATCGTCGCAGCAAGCGCGGGGTCAGCGCAAGCCCCGGTCCGCCAGGTGGTCGGCACACCGTCGGCCACGCTGTCGCCCGCAGTCCGGTTCGGCGACTTCGTCTTCGTCTCGGGACAGCTCGGCGTGAGCCGCGCGGCGCCTGATTCCACCATTCAGGGGCAGACCACCAAGGCGCTCGAGAATGTGCGCGGCGTGCTCGAGAAGGCAGGGACGACGATGGAGAACGTGACACAGTGCACCGTATTCCTGATCGACCTCAAGGATTTCGGCGGCATGAATCAGGCGTACGCGGCGGCATTTCCCAAGGATCCACCGGCGCGGTCCACGGTGATTGCGGCGGCACTCGTCAGTCCGGCGGCGAAAGTCGAAATCGAATGCATCGCCGGGATGCCGCGGTAG
- a CDS encoding PQQ-binding-like beta-propeller repeat protein, producing the protein MAAPSVLRRSAVAVLLTVTALAGVPRNHAAAQARTALVRGNAPGEWRYWGGDAWSTRYSPLDQINAANFNSLHIVWQWKAGDFGADEYYRTTPLYANGRILTVATTHRDAFAIDPATGKTLWEWVNPETIRYQKAPRMFAGRGLAYWTDNHEERAIVITPGYHLVSIDAKTGKLDPNFGHAGIVDLEEGLGYPLVPLAVDDTGALVISEANPARRARPGEKWDAATRTGADGSVGIDPANGEIASSSPAIVVGDVIIVGNSSIHGYYPLHLHNIPGFIRGFDVHTGKLLWKFNLIPQAGEFGANTWTRGTKLGTPGVGKNDAWAPYSADPDLGLVYIGVGEGLNDDYGGHRPGANLFGNSIVALDAKTGVRKWHFQLVHHDIWDYDVPMAPNLLDVTVNGQKRKIIAATTKQGWVYVFDRVTGKPIWPMPETPVEQSEVPGEKTWPTQPIPSRPAPYSQQGLVASDLIDYTPAIRDSARKLAERCRMGPYFVPPSPADGHGAAGPAKYSCSWYAPGAAGGVNIDGGTAADPETGMIYVGGQSGVQPLGIQKDPCSEHAYSETHNSCGLPGALPPPAGYTATETPGRGGRGGGRGGAPSIGGVSIVKPKEFGGVTAYNLNSGDKIWWIPNGGQMRPVTSADPLFAGISLPPIPAGNGQAQVINTRTLVIYGTGRSGGAPNATPELYALDKMTGKQVGAVQIPSKTSAVPMTFMHDGKQYIVFATGVGSNTSLVALTLPR; encoded by the coding sequence ATGGCTGCACCGTCGGTCCTGCGTCGAAGCGCCGTCGCTGTCCTGCTCACCGTCACGGCCCTCGCCGGTGTCCCTCGCAACCACGCCGCGGCCCAGGCACGCACTGCGCTGGTTCGCGGCAATGCGCCGGGTGAATGGCGCTACTGGGGCGGTGACGCCTGGAGCACCCGCTATTCGCCGCTCGATCAGATCAACGCCGCCAACTTCAATTCGCTGCACATCGTGTGGCAATGGAAGGCCGGCGATTTCGGTGCAGACGAGTACTACCGCACCACGCCGCTCTATGCCAACGGGCGCATTCTCACCGTGGCGACGACGCACCGCGACGCCTTCGCGATCGATCCCGCGACCGGCAAGACGCTCTGGGAGTGGGTCAATCCCGAGACGATCCGCTATCAGAAGGCGCCGCGGATGTTCGCCGGCCGTGGACTCGCCTACTGGACCGACAATCACGAGGAACGGGCGATCGTGATCACGCCCGGATACCATCTCGTGTCGATCGACGCCAAGACCGGGAAGCTCGACCCGAATTTCGGACACGCTGGCATCGTCGATCTCGAGGAGGGGCTCGGATACCCGCTGGTGCCGCTTGCCGTCGATGACACCGGCGCATTGGTGATCAGTGAAGCGAATCCGGCGCGCCGCGCTCGGCCGGGAGAGAAGTGGGATGCCGCGACACGGACCGGCGCCGACGGCAGCGTCGGGATCGACCCGGCCAACGGCGAGATCGCGTCCAGCTCACCGGCGATCGTGGTCGGCGACGTGATCATCGTCGGCAACTCGTCGATCCATGGGTACTATCCGCTCCACCTGCACAACATTCCGGGATTCATTCGCGGCTTCGACGTCCACACCGGAAAGCTGCTCTGGAAGTTCAACCTGATTCCGCAGGCCGGCGAATTCGGCGCCAATACCTGGACGCGCGGCACCAAGCTCGGCACTCCCGGCGTCGGCAAGAACGATGCATGGGCGCCGTATTCCGCCGATCCTGACCTCGGACTGGTGTATATCGGCGTCGGCGAGGGGCTCAATGATGATTACGGCGGTCATCGTCCCGGCGCCAACCTCTTCGGCAATTCGATCGTGGCGCTCGATGCGAAGACCGGTGTTCGCAAGTGGCACTTCCAGCTCGTGCACCACGATATCTGGGACTACGATGTGCCGATGGCGCCGAATCTTCTCGACGTCACGGTCAACGGACAGAAGCGGAAGATCATCGCGGCGACCACCAAGCAGGGGTGGGTCTACGTCTTCGATCGCGTCACCGGCAAGCCGATCTGGCCGATGCCCGAGACACCGGTCGAGCAGAGCGAGGTCCCCGGCGAGAAGACCTGGCCGACGCAGCCGATTCCATCCCGGCCCGCGCCCTACTCGCAACAGGGACTCGTGGCGAGCGACCTGATCGACTACACGCCCGCGATCAGGGATTCGGCCCGCAAACTCGCCGAGCGCTGCCGCATGGGGCCGTACTTCGTGCCACCGTCACCGGCCGACGGCCACGGTGCGGCCGGACCGGCGAAGTACAGCTGCTCATGGTATGCGCCGGGTGCCGCAGGCGGCGTGAATATCGATGGCGGGACCGCCGCCGATCCCGAAACCGGGATGATCTACGTCGGCGGGCAGAGCGGTGTGCAGCCCCTCGGCATCCAGAAGGATCCCTGCTCCGAGCACGCCTACAGCGAAACGCACAACAGCTGCGGACTCCCCGGCGCGCTCCCGCCGCCGGCGGGATACACGGCGACCGAGACTCCGGGCCGGGGCGGGCGCGGCGGTGGTCGCGGCGGCGCACCATCGATCGGCGGCGTCTCGATCGTGAAGCCGAAGGAATTCGGCGGCGTCACCGCGTACAACCTCAATTCGGGTGACAAGATCTGGTGGATTCCCAACGGCGGGCAGATGCGGCCGGTGACATCCGCCGATCCGCTCTTCGCCGGGATCTCCCTGCCGCCGATCCCGGCCGGCAACGGCCAGGCGCAGGTGATCAACACCAGGACGCTGGTGATCTACGGCACCGGCCGCAGTGGCGGCGCGCCGAACGCGACACCGGAGTTGTATGCGCTGGACAAGATGACCGGCAAGCAGGTCGGCGCCGTCCAGATCCCGTCGAAGACCAGTGCCGTGCCGATGACGTTCATGCACGACGGCAAGCAGTACATCGTCTTCGCAACCGGGGTCGGGTCGAACACGTCGCTCGTGGCGCTGACGCTACCGCGGTAG
- a CDS encoding cytochrome c, whose protein sequence is MPNLCGLECGSSARNCGRRRRRGGVAVAVIPVFLAMIGCNHRPVGLYTSAQATRGKDVYAGMCLSCHVGMGNHTGAKFRAQWNGHAVGELYGFIHDNMPQNDPASLPDADYAAVVAYLLQVNGMPAGATPLPPDTLALAHDTIAVTPATR, encoded by the coding sequence ATGCCGAACCTCTGCGGGCTGGAGTGTGGCTCGTCGGCGCGCAATTGCGGGCGCCGGCGACGCCGGGGCGGTGTTGCGGTCGCGGTCATTCCGGTATTCCTCGCGATGATCGGCTGCAATCATCGGCCTGTCGGCCTCTACACTAGCGCGCAGGCGACGCGTGGCAAGGATGTCTACGCCGGGATGTGTCTCTCCTGCCATGTCGGGATGGGGAACCACACCGGCGCCAAGTTCCGCGCGCAGTGGAACGGACACGCCGTCGGCGAACTCTATGGATTCATCCATGACAACATGCCGCAGAACGATCCGGCGTCGCTTCCGGACGCCGATTATGCCGCGGTCGTCGCGTATCTGCTTCAGGTCAATGGCATGCCCGCGGGCGCAACGCCACTCCCGCCGGACACGCTGGCACTGGCTCACGATACCATCGCTGTGACACCCGCAACACGCTGA
- a CDS encoding peptidyl-alpha-hydroxyglycine alpha-amidating lyase family protein — translation MPRRPRALMTALVTCTAAGALAAQATPTNDAPNPYRTIENWAKLPDGRTWGSTSGVAIDRDGSSVWVAERCGANSCASSDLAPILEFDASGTLVRSFGQGMFVTPHGLFVDRNDNIWVTDCACTGAGRGGGRGRGADTASGRGGPPPASPPATTAPRGDLVYEFSSDGKLLLTLGTPGGAREPGYFFQPNAVLVAPNGDIYVSEGHSSAAGATARVLKFDAHGTFVASWGSKGNGPGQFDQPHALAMDSRGRLFVGDRANNRIQIFDQSGKLLDTWYQFSRPSGIYIDQHDSIYVADSESGSIARDRTDWKRGIRIGSVHDGKVIAFIPDPVETATNTSAAEGVAVDVHGVIYGAEVGPRALKRYIRN, via the coding sequence ATGCCGCGGCGCCCACGCGCGTTGATGACGGCGTTGGTCACCTGCACCGCAGCCGGAGCGCTCGCGGCGCAAGCGACACCGACCAACGACGCTCCCAATCCGTATCGCACCATTGAGAACTGGGCCAAGCTTCCCGACGGTCGCACCTGGGGATCGACCAGCGGCGTCGCGATCGATCGCGACGGATCGTCGGTCTGGGTCGCCGAACGCTGCGGTGCCAACAGCTGCGCGTCGTCGGATCTCGCGCCGATTCTCGAATTCGACGCGTCCGGTACCCTGGTTCGATCATTCGGACAGGGGATGTTCGTCACCCCGCACGGGCTTTTCGTCGATCGCAACGACAACATCTGGGTGACCGATTGCGCCTGCACCGGTGCCGGGCGCGGCGGTGGACGAGGCCGCGGCGCTGATACCGCATCTGGACGCGGCGGACCACCGCCGGCATCACCACCAGCGACCACCGCACCGCGCGGCGATCTCGTCTACGAGTTCTCCTCTGACGGCAAGCTGCTCCTCACGCTCGGCACCCCAGGCGGCGCGCGCGAGCCGGGATATTTCTTTCAGCCCAACGCGGTCCTCGTCGCGCCGAACGGCGACATCTATGTCTCCGAAGGGCACTCCTCCGCCGCCGGCGCCACCGCGCGCGTCCTCAAGTTCGACGCGCACGGTACCTTCGTCGCCAGCTGGGGGAGCAAGGGAAACGGGCCAGGGCAGTTCGACCAACCGCACGCGCTGGCGATGGATTCGCGCGGCCGGCTCTTCGTCGGCGATCGCGCCAATAATCGGATCCAGATCTTCGACCAGAGCGGCAAGCTCCTCGACACCTGGTATCAGTTTTCGCGGCCGAGCGGGATCTACATCGACCAGCATGATTCGATCTACGTCGCGGATTCCGAATCGGGGAGCATCGCCCGCGATCGCACCGACTGGAAGCGCGGCATCCGCATCGGCAGCGTGCACGACGGGAAGGTGATCGCGTTCATCCCCGATCCCGTCGAAACCGCGACGAACACCAGCGCCGCCGAAGGAGTCGCCGTCGACGTGCACGGCGTGATCTACGGCGCCGAGGTCGGTCCGCGCGCCCTGAAGCGATACATCAGGAACTAG